The following is a genomic window from Pseudomonas purpurea.
GTCCGGTGGTCAGAAGCAGCGCGTGGCCTTGGCCCGTGCGCTGTATGGCGGCCCGAGCCTGGTGGTGCTCGACGAACCGAACTCGAACCTGGACACGGTCGGTGAGGCTGCATTGGCCAGCGCCATCGTGCAGATGAAGGCCCAGGGCACCAGCGTGATTCTGGTGACTCACCGTTCTTCTGCATTGGCCCAGGCCGACAAGTTGCTGGTGCTCAACGAAGGGCGCCTGCAAGCCTTCGGCCCGAGCCAGGAAGTGCTCAAGGCGCTGTCTGGCGCCCAGGAACAGCAACGCGAAAAGGCCTCCGCACAGGCACCGGCCGGGCTCAGCATGAGCCGTCAGTATCAGGCCCCGACAAGGAATTCTGGTGTATGAGCAACAACAGCGAGACAACCCTCGACGACTACGCGCCGGAGCGCGCCGAGCGCGATCCAAGGTTTTTCACCCGCCTGGGCTGGATTCTGACCATTGTCGGCGCCGGTAGCTTCTTCTTGTGGGCGAGCCTCGCTCCCCTCGATCAGGGCATCCCGGTGCAAGGCACCGTGGTGGTTTCAGGCAAGCGCAAAGCGGTCCAATCGATGAGCGGCGGTGTGGTCAGCCGGATTCTGGTTCGTGAAGGGCAAGCGGTGGTGCAGGGTCAGCCCCTGTTCCGCCTCGACCAGACCCAGGTCTCGGCCGACGTGCAATCGCTGCAAGCCCAGTACCGCATGGCCTGGGCCAGCCTGGCACGCTGGCAGAGCGAGCGCGACAACCTCAAGCAAGTGAATTTTCCGGCTGAACTGAGCCGCGACCCGGACCCACGTCTGGCGTTGGTGCTTGAAGGTCAGCGGCAATTGTTCAGCAGCCGGCGTGAAGCGTTCTCCCGCGAGCAGGCCGGTTTGCGCGCCAACATCGAAGGCTCCAGCGCCCAGTTGGCCGGGATGCGCCGCGCGCGCACCGACCTGACCGCCCAGGGCGAATCCCTGCGCCAGCAACTGACCAACCTGCAACCCCTGGCCGACAACGGCTACATCCCGCGCAACCGGTTGATGGACTACCAGCGTCAACTGTCGCAGGTGCAACAGCAACTGGCGCAGAACACCGGGGAAAGCGGTCGGGTGGAGCAGGGCATCCTGGAGTCGAAACTCAAGCTGCAACAGCACAGCGAGGAATACCAGAAGGAAGTCCGCAGCCAATTGGCGGACGCCCAGCTCAAAAGCCTGACCCTGGAACAGCAACTGACCTCGGCCGGTTTCGACCTGCAACACAGCGAGATCATTGCCCCGGCCGACGGCATCGCCGTCAATCTGGGTGTACACACCGAGGGCGCGGTGGTCCGTCCGGGCGAAACCCTGCTGGAAATCGTCCCTCAGGGCACACGCCTGGAAGTCG
Proteins encoded in this region:
- a CDS encoding HlyD family type I secretion periplasmic adaptor subunit; translation: MSNNSETTLDDYAPERAERDPRFFTRLGWILTIVGAGSFFLWASLAPLDQGIPVQGTVVVSGKRKAVQSMSGGVVSRILVREGQAVVQGQPLFRLDQTQVSADVQSLQAQYRMAWASLARWQSERDNLKQVNFPAELSRDPDPRLALVLEGQRQLFSSRREAFSREQAGLRANIEGSSAQLAGMRRARTDLTAQGESLRQQLTNLQPLADNGYIPRNRLMDYQRQLSQVQQQLAQNTGESGRVEQGILESKLKLQQHSEEYQKEVRSQLADAQLKSLTLEQQLTSAGFDLQHSEIIAPADGIAVNLGVHTEGAVVRPGETLLEIVPQGTRLEVEGHLPVNLVDKVGSHLPVDILFTAFNQSKTPRVPGEVSLISADQMIDEKTGAPYYVLRSSVSDVAMEKLNGLVIKPGMPAEMFVRTGERSLLNYLFKPLLDRAGSALTEE